The Bradysia coprophila strain Holo2 chromosome II, BU_Bcop_v1, whole genome shotgun sequence genome has a segment encoding these proteins:
- the LOC119072217 gene encoding membrane-bound alkaline phosphatase-like, whose protein sequence is MKFTSLVVVVILTVKCQCIPLETKIDSVRTNIKHESKHPEFRSIPHVKLNRPEELDSDFWFNNAKDFVATKLNQPTRLGTAKNIILFIGDGMSLATQAAARMYKGGEEESLSFEEFSYAGLVKTYCLDYQVADSACTATAYLSGVKNNYGTIGISGKVPRYDCVGQMDETNHIKSIAKWAMDAGKSAGLVTTTRVTHASPAGVYASIADRDWEHNAAVQRNGCDDTLIDDIAEQLVHGDVGSKLKVVLGCGIREFLDNTMVDEEGFKGSRSDEKNLINEWLNAADEGENKRFVWNKTELVNINAEDTDYLLGLFDQSDCRYNLDIINENIGHKEPTLTEMLDKAIDILSKNENGFFLFVEGGRIDHAHHSTQPQIAMEETLEFDRAVALARSKLSEEDTLIVVSADHSHTMTYAGYGDRGANIFGFGGAAGDDMPYMILSYANGPGYTHHTTAEGRFNLTTMGTTGYNFMHPATLPMSSETHAGDDVGVFASGPWAKLFTGVLEQNVIPHFMAYAACIGNGLTACD, encoded by the exons ATGAAGTTCACGTCGCTAGTTGTCGTAGTAATCCTAACAGTTAAGTGCCAATGTATCCCATTGGAAACCAAAATTGATTCGGTTCGAACAAACATTAAGCACGAATCAAAACATCCCGAATTTCGAAGCATTCCGCACGTTAAACTCAATCGGCCTGAGGAGCTCGACTCCGATTTTTGGTTTAACAACGCAAAAGATTTCGTCGCAACAAAACTGAATCAACCGACGCGTCTTGGGACtgcaaaaaatataattttattcatCGGCGATGGCATGTCGTTGGCAACTCAGGCAGCAGCTCGAATGTACAAGGGTGGCGAAGAAGAAAGTCTATCTTTCGAAGAGTTTTCATATGCGGGCTTAGTGAAGACATACTGTCTTG ACTACCAAGTAGCTGACTCAGCATGCACAGCCACTGCATACTTATCTGGAGTGAAGAACAATTACGGCACCATTGGAATCAGTGGAAAAGTGCCACGATATGACTGTGTGGGACAGATGGATGAAACGAATCACATAAAGTCGATTGCTAAATGGGCAATGGATGCTGGAAAATCGGCTGGCCTTGTGACGACTACACGAGTCACACATGCCTCTCCTG CTGGTGTGTATGCTAGCATTGCCGATCGAGACTGGGAGCACAATGCTGCTGTTCAGCGAAATGGATGCGATGACACACTAATTGATGATATTGCTGAGCAATTAGTTCATGGTGATGTTGGCAGTAAATTGAAAGTGGTGCTAGGCTGTGGCATCCGGGAATTCTTAGATAATACGATGGTTGACGAAGAGGGTTTCAAGGGTTCAAGATCTGACGAAAAGAATCTTATTAATGAATGGCTGAATGCTGCCGATGAAGGTGAAAACAAGCGATTTGTCTGGAACAAG aCGGAACTTGTCAACATCAATGCTGAGGATACGGACTATCTACTGGGATTGTTCGATCAAAGTGACTGTAGGTACAACTTGGacattataaatgaaaatattggacACAAGGAACCAACACTAACCGAGATGCTTGACAAAGCTATTGATATTTtgagcaaaaatgaaaatggatttttcctCTTTGTTGAAGGCGGAAG AATTGACCATGCACACCATTCAACCCAACCTCAAATTGCTATGGAAGAGACTCTCGAGTTCGATAGAGCAGTTGCATTGGCAAGAAGTAAACTAAGCGAAGAAGACACACTAATTGTAGTCAGCGCAGATCACTCACACACAATGACATACGCTGGCTATGGT GACCGTGGTGCAAACATTTTCGGTTTCGGTGGTGCAGCTGGAGACGATATGCCATACATGATACTCAGCTATGCGAATGGTCCAGGATATACCCATCATACGACTGCCGAAGGTAGATTTAATTTGACTACAATGGGTACTACCGGCTACAATTTCATGCATCCAGCAACGTTGCCAATG AGCTCAGAAACTCATGCTGGAGATGATGTTGGCGTTTTCGCTAGTGGACCATGGGCAAAACTTTTCACTGGCGTTCTGGAGCAAAATGTGATTCCGCATTTTATGGCATATGCTGCTTGCATCGGCAACGGATTGACGGCATGTGATTAG